The following proteins are co-located in the Colletotrichum lupini chromosome 4, complete sequence genome:
- a CDS encoding Tim17/Tim22/Tim23 family protein produces the protein MAFPGGGAMPPQESQGGSPGAAASLGPPDPEMKAMTNFMENCFTKSIMSGVMGFGMGGLFGMFMASMSYDTPFHTATTAGQTTVTPIADLPLRQQLRVGFKDMGTRSYSMAKNFGKVGALFAGIECGIEGLRAKNDLGNGVAAGCLTGGILAKNAGPQAALGGCVAFAAFSAAIDAYMRQPSDE, from the exons ATGGCTTTCCCCGGCGGCGGTGCGATGCCTCCCCAAGAGTCGCAAGGCGGATCCCCAGGCGCGGCGGCGTCTCTGGGCCCCCCGGATCCTGAGATGAAGGCT ATGACCAACTTTATGGAGAACTGCTTTACGAAGAGTATCATGTCTGGTGTCATGGGTTTCGGTATGGGAGGATTGTTTGGCATGTTCATGGCATCT ATGTCCTACGACACCCCCTTCCACACAGCAACGACGGCCGGCCAAACGACGGTGACGCCCATCGCGGACCTACCTCTGCGCCAGCAGCTGCGCGTGGGCTTCAAGGACATGGGCACGCGGTCGTACAGCATGGCCAAGAACTTTGGCAAAGTCGGCGCGCTGTTCGCGGGCATCGAGTGCGGTATCGAGGGTCTGCGGGCCAAGAACGATTTGGGCAACGGCGTCGCTGCGGGATGTCTGACGGGCGGGATCTTGGCCAAGAACGCTGGGCCGCAGGCTGCGCTGGGCGGGTGTGTTGCGTTTGCGGCGTTTAGCGCTGCTATTGATGCGTACATGAGGCAGCCGAGCGATGAGTAG
- a CDS encoding ubiquitin carboxyl-terminal hydrolase: MSYNNDIHSPNEMVVDTDEYVGGTDSEKEPIAIIDPDNLDNGAEQLQDLPLANDFDAMKDVIFPHLHEEPEVLEDVVNTWTVEAWRSMSKKEHGPVFQAGGFPWRILLFPHGNNVDQCSIYLEHGFEPTNIPENWSCCVQFALVLWNPNDPTLYTHHTAHHRFTKEESDWGFTRFLELRKMFNVPWEGGSRPLCENETANITAYLRLVKDETGVLWHNFNNYDSKKETGYVGLRNQGATCYLNSLLQSLYFTNAFRKAIYEIPTDHEESMGNSAYTLQRLFYQLQTSEQAVGTNELTKSFGWETRHIFEQQDVQELSRKLMERMEEKMKGTPAEHVLPQMFSGKIKTYISCVNVDYESSRVEDFWDIQLNVSGNKNLLDSFKDYVQVEKMDGENQYYAGDEFKLQDANKGVIFQSFPNVLHLQLKRFEYDIQRDTMMKINDRYEFPETFDAAPYLSEDADKSESWTYQLHGVLVHSGDLNAGHYYAFLKPEKDGWFYKYDDDKVTRATMREVLEENFGGEYKTHPANHLRAPLQKKAPVVRQNSAYMLVYIRQSRLDNILCPVSKEDIPLHLRSKFDEETALREAKRKEKEEQHLYIGVKVITEKTFKNHGGTDLTSFDADQADGDAAPRSYRVLRASTMEDLVGTIAADLEQDPRKVRLWVMVNRQNKTIRPDQPIMDLRPTVEEAFQRAAAHRDQFLRVWAEVAEETTPEGEAVWPTYQGQLNGVVVKNDLILIFLKHFDVEAQSLYGIGHVYISKEKKVEELVPIIMKKMGWGEKLPGDEKISLWEEIKPTMIEALKAKQSLKAAELQDGDIICFQKTTERKGDRNILEKRLGLGDKQAAEEPAKKADRFDDAREYYDFLHNKKTVKFHAHPTRCNAERFPPFELVLNSKISYDILADRVGEKLEVDPTHIRFWTVNSATGNPKTTVKRGVNQSLQLILNPSGYNQLSSSQRTDAFYFEVLDMSLAELDTKKSIKITWLSEGITKEEQFDLLVAKNGHIEDLIQVLIQKASIPDETEGGRIRVYETSSHKFYRELSRDYPVISMNDYTNVFAERVPEEEINDEEATSFIQVFHFQNEPSRVHGVPFKFMLVEGEQFVDTKKRLEKRTGIKGKSFEKIKFAVVKRSHFSKPQYLNDDDELWKIATNDDDYLGLDHVDRTRTLRNGVGDLFLR; encoded by the exons ATG AGCTACAACAACGATATCCACTCGCCGAACGAGATGGTGGTGGACACTGACGAGTACGTCGGCGGCACCGACTCAGAGAAGGAGCCTATTGCCATCATCGACCCTGACAACCTCGACAATGGGGCCGAACAGCTGCAGGACCTGCCTCTGGCAAATGACT TCGATGCTATGAAGGATGTCATTTTCCCACACCTCCACGAAGAGCCCGAAGTGCTCGAAGATGTAGTCAACACATGGACTGTCGAAGCATGGCGATCAATGTCAAAGAAGGAACATGGTCCTGTATTCCAGGCTGGCGGCTTTCCTTG GCGCATTCTTCTCTTCCCTCACGGCAACAACGTTGACCAGTGTTCCATTTACCTTGAGCATGGATTTGAGCCGACAAACATTCCCGAGAATTGGAGCTGCTGCGTGCAGTTCGCGCTCGTGTTATGGAACCCGAACGACCCGACTCTTTATACCCACCACACGGCGCACCATAGATTCACAAAGGAGGAGTCAGACTGGGGCTTCACTCGTTTCCTCGAGCTGCGAAAGATGTTCAACGTGCCCTGGGAGGGCGGCAGTCGACCACTTTGCGAGAACGAGACTGCCAACATCACAGCCTATCTCCGCCTTGTCAAAGACGAAACTGGTGTCCTTTGGCACAACTTCAACAACTACGATTCCAAGAAGGAAACAGGCTACGTTGGCCTCCGCAACCAAGGCGCCACTTGTTATCTGAACTCTCTTCTTCAGTCTTTGTACTTTACCAACGCTTTCCGAAAG GCCATCTACGAAATTCCAACAGACCACGAAGAGAGCATGGGCAACAGCGCATACACTCTGCAGCGTCTCTTTTACCAACTACAGACCTCTGAGCAGGCTGTCGGAACGAACGAGCTGACCAAGTCCTTTGGCTGGGAAACAAGACACATTTTTGAGCAGCAGGATGTTCAGGAGTTGTCGCGAAAGCTAATGGAGCGTATGGAAGAGAAGATGAAGGGTACTCCGGCCGAGCACGTTCTCCCGCAGATGTTCAGTGGTAAGATCAAGACGTACATCTCCTGCGTCAACGTCGACTACGAGTCCAGCCGGGTCGAGGACTTCTGGGACATCCAGCTCAATGTCAGCGGCAACAAGAACCTTTTGGACAGTTTCAAGGACTACGTCCAGGTTGAGAAGATGGACGGCGAGAACCAGTACTACGCCGGCGACGAGTTCAAGCTGCAGGATGCCAACAAGGGTGTCATTTTCCAGAGCTTCCCCAACGTCCTGCACTTGCAGCTGAAGCGATTCGAATACGACATTCAACGAGACACCATGATGAAGATCAACGATCGATACGAATTCCCCGAAACCTTCGACGCAGCGCCGTACCTCTCTGAGGATGCTGACAAATCAGAGTCGTGGACGTATCAGCTTCATGGCGTCCTCGTTCACAGCGGTGACCTGAACGCCGGCCACTACTATGCATTCCTCAAGCCTGAAAAGGATGGATGGTTCTACAAGTACGACGATGATAAGGTCACAAGAGCCACGATGCGTGAGGTGCTTGAGGAGAACTTTGGCGGAGAATACAAAACACATCCCGCCAACCACTTGCGAGCACCTCTCCAGAAGAAGGCCCCGGTCGTACGCCAGAACAGCGCATACATGTTGGTTTACATTCGCCAGTCGCGCCTGGATAACATTCTCTGCCCGGTTTCTAAGGAGGACATCCCTCTCCATCTGCGCTCAAAGTTCGACGAAGAGACTGCTCTCAGAGAGGCGAAGCgtaaggagaaggaggagcagCACCTCTATATCGGCGTCAAGGTCATCACCGAGAAGACCTTCAAGAACCACGGAGGCACCGACTTGACATCGTTCGATGCGGACCAGGCCGATGGCGATGCGGCGCCACGCTCGTATCGCGTACTGAGAGCTTCGACAATGGAGGATCTGGTGGGTACTATCGCGGCAGACCTCGAGCAAGACCCTCGCAAGGTTCGCCTCTGGGTCATGGTTAATCGCCAGAACAAGACAATCCGTCCTGATCAGCCCATTATGGATCTGCGACCTACGGTTGAGGAGGCCTTCCAAAGGGCGGCTGCGCACCGAGATCAGTTCTTGAGAGTCTGGGCTGAAGTGGCAGAAGAGACAACACCAGAGGGCGAGGCAGTGTGGCCCACGTATCAAGGCCAGCTTAATGGGGTTGTCGTTAAGAATGACCTCATCCTGATCTTCCTCAAGCACTTCGACGTGGAGGCTCAATCTCTCTATGGCATCGGCCACGTCTACATCagcaaggagaagaaggtagAGGAACTGGTCCCAATCATCATGAAAAAGATGGGATGGGGCGAGAAGCTGCCAGGTGACGAGAAGATTTCCCTTTGGGAG GAAATCAAACCGACCATGATCGAAGCCCTGAAGGCCAAGCAATCTCTTAAGGCTGCGGAATTGCAGGATGGCGACATCATTTGCTTCCAAAAGACCACGGAACGCAAGGGCGACAGGAACATCCTTGAAAAGCGTCTGGGTCTGGGCGACAAGCAGGCAGCGGAAGAGCCTGCCAAGAAGGCCGACCGCTTCGACGACGCACGGGAGTACTACGACTTCCTTCACAACAAGAAGACTGTCAAGTTCCACGCGCACCCGACACGTTGCAATGCCGAGAGATTCCCTCCCTTTGAGTTGGTCCTGAATTCTAAGATCAGCTACGACATTCTTGCAGACCGCGTCGGCGAGAAGCTCGAAGTCGACCCTACACACATCCGCTTCTGGACCGTCAACTCAGCCACAGGGAACCCCAAGACGACTGTCAAGCGTGGCGTCAACCAGAGTCTGCAGCTCATCTTGAATCCCTCCGGATACAATCAACTCAGTTCAAGTCAACGAACCGATGCGTTCTACTTTGAGGTATTAGACATGAGCTTGGCTGAGCTGGACACCAAGAAGAGCATCAAGATCACTTGGCTGAGTGAGGGCATCACGAAGGAA GAGCAGTTCGATCTCCTCGTGGCCAAAAACGGTCACATTGAGGACCTGATTCAAGTCTTGATCCAGAAGGCCAGCATTCCTGACGAGACCGAAGGAGGTCGTATTCGCGTGTACGAGACCAGCAGCCACAAGTTTTACCGCGAACTCTCGCGCGATTACCCCGTCATTAGTATGAACGATTACACCAACGTTTTCGCCGAACGCGTACCCGAGGAAGAGATCAACGACGAAGAGGCGACCAGCTTCATTCAAGTGTTTCATTTCCAGAATGAGCCTAGCAGGGTCCACGGTGTTCCTTTCAAGTTCATGCTCGTCGAG GGTGAGCAATTCGTGGATACAAAGAAGCGCCTGGAGAAGCGGACTGGTATCAAGGGCAAGAGTTTCGAGAAGATCAAGTTCGCGGTGGTGAAGAGATCTCATTTCTCAAAGCCACAATACCTTAACGATG ATGACGAGTTGTGGAAGATTGCGACGAATGACGATGATTACCTCGGTCTCGACCACGTTGACCGAACACGAACGCTTAGAAACGGCGTTGGCGACCTCTTTTTGCGGTAA